One window of the Amycolatopsis mediterranei genome contains the following:
- a CDS encoding HNH endonuclease yields MSKEPLPLPGSPELKKLLKSETHRSLYTFLYERRDDPPTMVEIRAYMAEEFGEAPSQTDRRVRDMRRHFHLPAVQVGKYYYYKLMGRAEAEKGGVRKSISSRLRAEVLQSQRCAQCGRTPSGHHVVLVVDHKVPWSWGGTDDIGNLQPLCEECNSGKRDFYATYDRYADQIREASGHPEPHGRIGELLKSFSGEWVPSSLIEVVASLGQYQNDWQRRLRELRFLDWKIISKRKKDPDTGRINVWYRVEVWKPWPEGSIRAEVTRRGPSNKSSQRWEDESAEALPFTLPAEHPLTPGGGREGVPIKRRPSLPDGQDEALF; encoded by the coding sequence ATGAGCAAGGAGCCGTTGCCTCTGCCGGGCAGTCCGGAACTGAAGAAGCTGCTGAAAAGCGAGACGCACCGGTCGTTGTACACCTTCCTGTATGAGAGACGCGATGATCCGCCAACAATGGTTGAGATTAGGGCTTATATGGCGGAAGAATTCGGTGAGGCACCTTCGCAGACCGATCGGCGCGTGCGCGATATGCGCCGCCATTTCCATCTGCCTGCCGTTCAGGTTGGAAAATATTACTATTATAAACTGATGGGGCGGGCTGAGGCTGAGAAGGGTGGGGTGCGGAAAAGTATAAGCTCGCGGTTGCGGGCCGAAGTCTTGCAGTCGCAGCGTTGTGCTCAGTGTGGTCGGACACCGTCAGGGCATCATGTTGTTCTAGTGGTGGACCATAAGGTCCCGTGGTCATGGGGCGGTACCGATGATATCGGTAACCTTCAGCCACTTTGCGAAGAATGTAACTCTGGCAAGAGGGACTTCTATGCAACATATGATCGATATGCAGATCAGATAAGGGAAGCTTCTGGACATCCGGAGCCTCACGGGCGTATCGGCGAGTTGCTTAAGTCCTTCAGTGGGGAATGGGTGCCTTCAAGTTTGATTGAGGTAGTTGCCTCCTTGGGGCAATACCAAAATGACTGGCAGAGGCGGTTGCGCGAGCTGCGATTTCTTGATTGGAAAATAATATCCAAGCGCAAGAAGGATCCGGATACGGGTCGGATCAATGTGTGGTATCGCGTGGAAGTTTGGAAGCCGTGGCCTGAGGGGTCTATTCGTGCCGAGGTGACTAGGCGGGGGCCGTCGAACAAGAGCAGTCAGCGCTGGGAGGATGAGTCTGCGGAAGCCCTGCCGTTCACCTTGCCTGCCGAGCACCCCCTCACGCCCGGCGGCGGGCGTGAGGGGGTCCCGATTAAGCGCCGCCCTTCGCTCCCCGACGGGCAGGACGAAGCTCTCTTTTAG
- a CDS encoding HEPN/Toprim-associated domain-containing protein — MSSSAYLLVNQKKVYNYSAVPTKVLALFADLDFIRIEGITTEPRELIFQADAATLRERLAVLGFGDGRIKKAFVDIRDQDLAYKSSYRSSLNWSEDYERDLKKKLDRHMAYLRNLSYGRWKMELAACVSGGLDIQSDTIEDRPWLPEGYIDHLVSLGAICLHLRDDDVLMLDMNPLVEPNHIAAHLDEPIDDRPVTIIVESPSPVIVITEGVFDVYALQSAIDILKPHLKKCVRFLDYEMKHEGSVSSAIRTVRSFAAAGVSNRVVALLDNDSAAHQEVLTLAGIDLPAGYRVLHYPDLEIARAYPTLGPQGRSIMDVNGLAGSIEMYLGSDVLKADGEDFEPVQWTGYQAKIKRYQGEITNKKKVQNIFREKVLVAKKYPTSLGLQDWSGLELILRHLIVALAEI, encoded by the coding sequence GTGAGCAGCAGCGCCTATCTATTGGTCAACCAAAAAAAGGTCTACAATTACAGTGCAGTGCCCACAAAGGTGCTAGCACTTTTTGCTGACCTCGATTTCATTCGAATAGAGGGCATTACAACTGAGCCGCGGGAATTGATATTTCAGGCGGATGCGGCAACGCTGCGAGAGCGTCTGGCAGTGTTGGGATTTGGGGATGGTCGGATAAAAAAGGCATTCGTGGATATTCGTGATCAGGACCTTGCTTATAAGTCGAGCTACCGATCCAGCCTGAACTGGTCGGAAGACTACGAGCGTGACTTGAAGAAGAAGCTTGACCGTCACATGGCATATCTCCGCAACCTTTCCTATGGAAGGTGGAAAATGGAGTTGGCTGCCTGCGTTAGTGGCGGGCTGGACATCCAGAGCGATACGATCGAAGATCGACCCTGGTTGCCGGAGGGGTACATAGATCATCTTGTCTCGTTGGGGGCGATATGTCTCCACCTCAGGGACGATGATGTCCTGATGCTCGATATGAATCCTCTTGTCGAACCGAATCATATAGCTGCTCATCTCGATGAGCCAATAGATGATCGTCCTGTGACCATCATTGTAGAATCTCCAAGTCCTGTGATCGTGATCACCGAAGGGGTGTTTGATGTGTACGCACTGCAAAGTGCGATTGACATCTTGAAACCTCACCTCAAGAAGTGTGTGCGATTCTTGGACTATGAGATGAAGCACGAAGGGAGTGTATCCTCTGCGATTCGAACCGTTCGAAGCTTCGCGGCAGCTGGAGTTTCCAATCGTGTTGTGGCCTTATTGGACAACGATAGTGCAGCCCATCAAGAAGTTTTGACGTTGGCTGGAATTGACCTGCCAGCAGGGTATCGCGTGCTCCACTATCCCGACCTGGAGATCGCTCGTGCCTACCCGACGCTTGGCCCGCAGGGCAGGTCTATTATGGATGTGAACGGGCTTGCGGGTTCGATAGAAATGTATCTCGGGAGCGATGTGCTCAAGGCGGACGGTGAAGATTTTGAACCTGTCCAATGGACTGGTTACCAGGCAAAGATTAAGCGATATCAAGGAGAGATCACCAATAAGAAGAAAGTGCAAAATATCTTTCGAGAGAAAGTTCTGGTTGCAAAGAAGTATCCAACGTCTTTGGGATTGCAGGACTGGTCAGGGCTCGAACTTATATTACGCCACTTGATAGTTGCGCTCGCTGAAATTTGA